One part of the Lotus japonicus ecotype B-129 chromosome 2, LjGifu_v1.2 genome encodes these proteins:
- the LOC130738564 gene encoding F-box/FBD/LRR-repeat protein At4g00160-like: protein MEDLISSLPEALICHILSFLSTKQAVATSVLSKRWMPLWRSVPTLDFNDFDYYLISNKTYYRFVQSVSAVILARDFNQPIQKFNFRYSCPHFYELPVITAVNIWVNAAVQLKVQHIHLSFNLPSLVPLKPPANLSSFFSCKTLMVLTLQGIQFTNPFSSVDLPVLKVLHLQDLGFPGRASFAELLSGCPILEDFKTNRLYFNEGSIDTEFKTLPKLLRAHIAAESDFFLLGVVNNVEFLQIDDIHCSLGDGTSPYVFPMFHNLTHIKLVYSNYNNNWAEVVELLKYCPKLQVLVIDQPDVHFSGIDEFKEEVGVWQYPPCVPECILLHLKRCCLNGFIGTKGEFEFARYIMQKARFLQRMTISTGMDKNQWGKLELLKKFYLCTRGSATCKFTFS, encoded by the exons ATGGAGGATTTGATTAGCAGCTTACCGGAGGCACTCATATGTCACATACTCTCTTTTCTCTCAACCAAGCAAGCCGTTGCTACAAGCGTTCTCTCGAAGCGGTGGATGCCTCTATGGCGTTCAGTACCCACTCTGGACTTCAATGATTTCGACTATTATCTGATAAGCAATAAGACTTATTATCGTTTTGTTCAGTCTGTGTCTGCAGTTATCCTTGCCAGAGATTTCAACCAACccatccaaaaattcaacttcaGATATAGCTGTCCTCATTTTTATGAGCTTCCGGTTATTACCGCTGTCAACATATGGGTTAATGCTGCTGTGCAACTCAAAGTTCAGCACATCCATCTCTCCTTCAACTTACCCTCCCTTGTTCCACTTAAACCACCCGCCAACTTGTCTTCCTTCTTCAGTTGCAAAACTCTCATGGTTCTCACGTTGCAGGGTATCCAGTTTACTAATCCGTTTTCCTCAGTCGATCTTCCGGTTCTTAAAGTCCTGCATCTACAAGATTTGGGTTTCCCAGGACGCGCAAGTTTCGCTGAGCTTCTTTCTGGGTGTCCAATTCTTGAGGATTTTAAAACAAATCGTTTATATTTTAATGAAGGTTCCATTGACACAGAGTTTAAAACCTTACCCAAGTTGCTCAGAGCACATATTGCTGCggaaagtgatttttttttgctgGGAGTGGTTAACAATGTGGAGTTTTTGCAGATAGATGAT ATTCATTGTAGTCTTGGTGATGGCACAAGCCCGTACGTTTTCCCCATGTTCCACAATTTGACCCATATTAAACTTGTCTACAgcaattataataataattggGCTGAAGTTGTGGAATTGCTCAAGTATTGCCCCAAGCTTCAAGTTCTTGTCATTGACCAG CCAGATGTTCATTTTAGTGGGATAGATGAATTCAAAGAAGAAGTAGGTGTTTGGCAATACCCACCATGTGTTCCTGAATGCATTCTACTACACCTTAAAAGATGTTGTCTAAATGGTTTTATAGGCACCAAAGGCGAGTTTGAGTTTGCAAGGTATATAATGCAGAAGGCAAGATTTTTACAGAGGATGACAATATCCACTGGCATGGACAAAAATCAATGGGGAAAGCTTGAGCTGTTAAAAAAATTCTACTTATGCACGAGGGGCTCTGCAACTTGTAAATTTACCTTTAGCTGA
- the LOC130736740 gene encoding F-box/FBD/LRR-repeat protein At2g26030-like, whose product MEDDRISNLPDDLLCHILSFLRTKQSVATSILSCKWKSLWRSVPTLDLNYGPSNYTKEGYDHFIQTVVAVIQTLDLHQPIKKFRLRFTSYDDESTNINAWVNSVVQRGVQHIDLSICFLQYLEQRPSTNLSAIFTCSTLVVLKLEWLELTELKPFSSINLPLLKVLHLDLVAFSELQCLTQLLSGCPVLEEFIARCPIFYNDTTGSNRELKTLPKLVKADISTRFSLMEAVKNVEFLRIYEMQRLRRHDDGEGAGPYGFPKFHNLTHIELEYNCRISDWLTVVELLKHCPKLQVLVINQSCLPDDFGEVVEDWEYPPSVPESIQLCLKCTSKEKNLVLNFKLIELVIYLWLVVNLI is encoded by the exons ATGGAAGACGATAGGATTAGCAACTTACCGGATGACCTTCTCTGCCACATACTCTCTTTTCTCCGAACAAAGCAATCCGTTGCAACAAGCATTCTTTCATGTAAGTGGAAATCACTGTGGCGTTCAGTCCCCACCCTGGATTTGAACTATGGCCCCAGCAATTATACCAAAGAGGGTTATGACCACTTTATTCAGACCGTTGTTGCTGTTATCCAAACACTAGATCTCCATCAACCCATAAAAAAATTCCGCCTCAGATTTACCTCATATGATGATGAGTCTACTAATATCAACGCTTGGGTCAATAGTGTTGTTCAACGCGGAGTTCAGCACATTGATCTTTCCATATGCTTTCTCCAGTACCTTGAACAACGTCCCTCCACCAACTTGTCTGCCATCTTCACTTGCAGTACACTTGTGGTTCTCAAGTTGGAGTGGTTAGAGTTGACAGAGTTGAAACCTTTTTCCTCTATTAATCTCCCCTTGCTTAAAGTTCTGCATCTAGATTTAGTGGCTTTCTCAGAACTCCAATGTCTCACCCAGCTTCTTTCTGGATGTCCTGTTCTTGAAGAATTTATAGCAAGGTGTCCAATTTTCTATAACGACACCACTGGCAGCAACAGGGAATTGAAAACCTTACCCAAGTTAGTTAAAGCAGATATTTCAACACGTTTTTCGCTCATGGAAGCGGTTAAAAATGTGGAGTTTTTGCGAATTTATGAG ATGCAGCGTTTACGCCGACATGATGATGGTGAAGGCGCAGGCCCCTACGGTTTTCCCAAATTTCACAATTTGACCCATATTGAACTTGAGTATAACTGCCGCATTAGTGATTGGTTAACGGTAGTAGAATTGCTCAAGCATTGCCCCAAACTTCAAGTTCTAGTCATTAACCAG TCATGTTTGCCTGATGACTTCGGAGAAGTAGTAGAAGACTGGGAATACCCTCCATCTGTTCCTGAAAGCATTCAATTATGCCTTAAATGTACTTCAAAGGAAAAGAATCTTGTattgaattttaaattaatcGAACTTGTTATTTACTTATGGTTAGTTGTGAACTTGATATAG
- the LOC130738565 gene encoding pentatricopeptide repeat-containing protein At5g40410, mitochondrial → MIRLIHAKFMTLTLSPRILHCLPTCCTLLSETSVRFHSISTYPRDPLVSTLLVALKSSSSLYCCRVIHARVIKSLDYRDGFIGDQLVSCYLNMGATPDAQLLFDEMPNKDFVSWNSLVSGFSKRGDLGNCMSVFSVMKSDLDLELNELTFISVISACALAKAREEGQYVHCCAVKLGMELQVKVVNTLINMYGKFGFVDSAFKLFWAMTEQNMVSWNSMVAVCTQNGRPNEAINYFSMMRLNGLFPDEATMVSLLQACETLHLRRLVEAVHGVIFTCGLDENITIVTTLLNLYSKIGRLNASCKVFAEISKPDKVACTAMLSGYAMHGCGTEAIQFFERTIREGMEPDHVTFTHLLSACSHSGLVDEGKHYFQVMSDVYGVQPRLDHYSCMVDLLGRCGLLNDAKELIKNMPFEPNSGVWGALLGASRVYHNISIGKEAAENLIALDPSDPRNYIMLSNIYSASGLWSDAAKVRALMKTKVLARNPGCSFIEHGNKIHRFVVDDYSHPDSDKIHKKLEEVMSKIQEFGFVSETESILHDVAEEIKTNMVNKHSEKIALAYGLLVSAADMPLVIIKNLRICRDCHKTAKFVSLIEKRTIIIRDAKRFHHFSDGLCSCGDYW, encoded by the coding sequence ATGATTAGGTTGATTCATGCGAAATTTATGACTCTAACACTGTCCCCTCGTATCCTGCATTGTCTCCCCACGTGTTGTACACTTCTCTCTGAAACCTCTGTTCGATTCCATTCCATTTCTACGTACCCTCGTGACCCTCTTGTGTCAACTCTACTCGTTGCTctgaaatcttcctcttctctctacTGCTGCAGGGTCATTCATGCCCGAGTCATCAAATCTCTGGATTACCGAGATGGGTTCATTGGTGATCAGCTGGTATCGTGTTATCTCAACATGGGTGCCACCCCAGATGCACAGTTgctgtttgatgaaatgcctAACAAGGATTTTGTCTCTTGGAATTCTTTAGTTTCTGGGTTTTCGAAAAGGGGAGACCTTGGCAATTGTATGAGTGTGTTTTCTGTGATGAAGTCTGACTTGGATTTGGAATTGAATGAACTTACTTTTATATCTGTTATATCAGCTTGTGCTTTGGCGAAAGCACGGGAAGAAGGTCAGTATGTTCACTGTTGTGCAGTGAAATTGGGCATGGAGTTGCAGGTGAAGGTCGTTAACACTCTTATTAATATGTATGGAAAGTTTGGGTTTGTTGACTCTGCTTTCAAGCTGTTTTGGGCGATGACAGAGCAGAATATGGTGTCATGGAATTCAATGGTGGCTGTTTGTACCCAAAATGGAAGGCCTAATGAAgcaattaattattttagtatGATGAGGTTGAATGGACTTTTTCCTGATGAAGCCACAATGGTGAGCTTGCTTCAAGCCTGTGAAACATTGCATTTGAGAAGATTGGTTGAGGCAGTACATGGTGTAATCTTCACCTGTGGTCTTGATGAAAATATAACAATTGTAACCACCCTTTTGAACTTGTATTCAAAGATAGGGAGATTGAATGCTTCTTGCAAGGTTTTTGCAGAGATAAGTAAGCCTGATAAAGTGGCATGCACCGCAATGCTTTCAGGCTATGCCATGCATGGGTGTGGTACAGAAGCTATACAGTTCTTTGAAAGGACTATAAGGGAAGGTATGGAGCCTGATCATGTTACTTTTACTCACTTGTTAAGTGCTTGTAGCCATTCAGGGCTTGTAGATGAAGGAAAGCATTACTTCCAAGTAATGTCTGATGTTTATGGAGTTCAACCCCGATTGGACCATTATTCGTGTATGGTTGATCTTCTAGGTCGTTGTGGTCTGCTCAATGATGCTAAAGAGCTGATTAAGAACATGCCATTTGAGCCAAATTCCGGAGTCTGGGGGGCCCTTCTAGGTGCTTCTAGGGTTTATCATAACATCAGTATCGGGAAGGAAGCTGCAGAGAATTTGATCGCATTAGACCCGTCAGACCCTCGAAACTATATCATGCTGTCCAacatatattctgcttcaggcCTGTGGAGTGATGCAGCAAAAGTGAGGGCTTTAATGAAGACTAAAGTTCTTGCTAGAAATCCCGGATGCAGTTTTATTGAGCATGGGAATAAAATCCACCGATTTGTGGTAGATGATTATTCTCACCCTGATTCAGACAAAATACACAAAAAGCTGGAAGAGGTTATGagtaaaattcaagaatttggCTTTGTGTCTGAAACTGAATCCATTCTCCATGATGTTGCTGAGGAGATTAAAACAAATATGGTCAACAAGCATAGTGAGAAGATAGCTCTTGCATATGGACTTTTGGTTAGTGCTGCTGATATGCCATTAGTTATAATAAAAAATCTCAGAATATGTCGTGATTGCCACAAAACTGCAAAATTTGTCTCCCTAATAGAGAAGCGTACCATCATTATCCGAGATGCAAAGCGATTTCACCACTTTTCAGATGGGTTATGTTCTTGTGGCGATTACTGGTAG